The proteins below are encoded in one region of Thioalkalivibrio sp. K90mix:
- the rmuC gene encoding DNA recombination protein RmuC — translation MAGELTELSTTAWLALAAALLVGLLLGYTLASLRLNRRIGDLQTRNARLEAELEGAEQRREDLRQSFETARQELDRSFSALASEALEANSNQFLRLAQSILTQKLSEGQNEIARSENKVEAMLKPIRETLGKTEAEINAMERSRAQAFAALNEQIQRLSSDNATLQREAHNLVQALSRPGVRGRWGELTLKRAVELAGLSAHCDFTEQPALDGDGGRQRPDLLVHMPGNRALVVDAKTPLDAYLDAVAATDPEPRAAAFKRHAQHLRSRVTELSSKQYWASVEQSPEFAVLFLPGDPFLAAALEHEPGLLEYALERQVLLATPSTLIALLRTVEYGWQQSQLTEHALEIRDLGAELSHRLGTMTEHMARLGKALDQSTDAFNKTVGSLERQVMPSARRFQELGIRARKTPETPDTLNNRARRPVEVDDAGDTGDDNKPETQD, via the coding sequence ATGGCTGGCGAGCTGACCGAACTGTCGACCACGGCCTGGCTGGCCCTGGCCGCTGCCCTGCTGGTCGGGCTCCTGCTGGGATATACGCTGGCCAGTCTGCGCCTGAACCGTCGCATCGGGGATCTGCAAACCCGCAATGCCCGGCTGGAAGCCGAACTGGAGGGCGCCGAACAGCGTCGCGAGGACTTGCGTCAGAGTTTCGAGACCGCGCGGCAGGAACTGGATCGCTCCTTCTCCGCCCTGGCCAGCGAGGCCCTCGAGGCCAACTCCAACCAGTTTCTGCGTCTGGCCCAGTCGATCCTGACGCAGAAGCTCAGCGAGGGGCAGAACGAGATCGCGCGCTCGGAAAACAAGGTCGAGGCGATGCTCAAGCCGATTCGGGAGACACTGGGCAAGACCGAGGCCGAAATCAACGCGATGGAACGCTCGCGTGCCCAGGCCTTCGCCGCCCTGAATGAACAGATCCAGCGCCTGAGCTCGGACAACGCCACCCTCCAGCGCGAGGCCCACAACCTGGTCCAGGCCCTCTCCCGCCCCGGCGTGCGCGGGCGCTGGGGCGAGCTGACGCTCAAGCGCGCCGTGGAACTGGCCGGCCTCTCGGCGCACTGCGACTTCACCGAACAACCCGCGCTGGACGGCGATGGCGGGCGCCAGCGTCCGGATCTGCTGGTACACATGCCCGGCAACCGGGCCCTGGTGGTCGATGCCAAGACACCACTGGATGCCTATCTGGACGCGGTCGCCGCCACCGATCCAGAGCCGCGCGCCGCCGCCTTCAAACGCCATGCCCAGCACCTGCGCTCGCGCGTCACCGAACTCTCCAGCAAACAGTACTGGGCCAGTGTCGAGCAGTCCCCGGAGTTCGCCGTCCTGTTCCTGCCCGGCGACCCGTTCCTGGCCGCCGCGCTGGAACACGAACCCGGCCTGCTGGAGTACGCGCTGGAGCGCCAGGTTCTGCTGGCCACGCCGAGCACGCTGATCGCCCTGTTGCGCACCGTCGAGTACGGCTGGCAGCAGTCCCAGCTCACCGAGCACGCGCTGGAGATTCGCGACCTCGGCGCGGAGCTCTCCCACCGCCTGGGCACCATGACCGAACACATGGCGCGCCTCGGCAAGGCACTGGACCAGAGCACCGACGCCTTCAACAAGACGGTCGGCAGCCTGGAGCGCCAGGTCATGCCCAGCGCCCGACGGTTTCAGGAGCTGGGCATCCGCGCGCGCAAGACCCCCGAGACCCCGGACACCCTGAACAATCGGGCTCGGCGCCCCGTCGAGGTCGATGATGCGGGCGACACAGGCGACGACAACAAGCCCGAAACGCAGGACTGA
- the hpnE gene encoding hydroxysqualene dehydroxylase HpnE, which produces MAAVPESHPVVVLGAGWAGLTAALTLARAGIAVHLIEAAATAGGRARSLNRDGADLDNGQHVLVGACHATLDQLRSVGTDPERAFVALPFGLRMHAPGHPHPAFTLEPRSPRLPALVHGLWQSLAGTPFHRRLPALLGAASILYRPLEEDLDVLEWLQARHQPDTLIRQLWEPLCLAVMNTPIRSASAQIFQNVLRLALNHGPDDARLLIPTRPLGSLYPEPALRELHERGATVETGRRIVVIESRGTESRYQLRDRNHHVTPANAVILATSPSAATRLLPEAPELQPHHRALRAMGERSICTVYLHYPDPVLARPPLQGLLDQHGQWLIPRQVAGEPNWLAVVISTADDLPTMTAEERWRRVAKELERTFPELGMPRTGHVVCEKRATIDARVDLDALRPVAGTPWPGLFLAGDYVTPGLPSTLEAAVQSGLESAHKLLETLP; this is translated from the coding sequence ATGGCCGCCGTTCCCGAATCGCATCCGGTCGTCGTGCTCGGCGCCGGCTGGGCCGGTCTGACCGCCGCGCTGACCCTGGCCCGGGCCGGCATCGCGGTCCACCTGATCGAGGCCGCCGCGACCGCAGGCGGGCGCGCCCGCAGCCTCAACCGCGATGGTGCGGACCTGGATAACGGCCAGCACGTGCTGGTCGGTGCCTGTCACGCCACGCTGGACCAGCTGCGCTCAGTCGGCACCGACCCGGAGCGCGCCTTCGTGGCCCTGCCGTTCGGACTGCGCATGCATGCCCCGGGCCACCCTCACCCAGCCTTTACCCTGGAGCCCCGCTCGCCACGTCTGCCGGCCCTGGTTCATGGCTTGTGGCAATCGCTCGCGGGCACCCCGTTTCACCGCAGACTCCCGGCCCTGCTGGGGGCTGCCTCGATCCTGTACCGGCCGTTGGAGGAAGATCTCGACGTACTCGAATGGCTACAGGCGCGTCATCAGCCGGACACGCTGATCCGCCAGCTCTGGGAACCGCTGTGCCTCGCGGTCATGAACACGCCAATCCGCAGCGCCTCGGCGCAGATCTTCCAGAACGTGCTGCGCCTGGCCCTGAACCACGGGCCGGACGACGCGCGGCTGCTCATCCCGACTCGGCCGCTGGGGTCGCTGTATCCCGAACCGGCCCTGCGCGAACTGCACGAGCGCGGCGCCACGGTCGAAACCGGACGGCGCATTGTGGTCATCGAATCCAGGGGAACCGAGTCCCGCTATCAGCTCCGTGATCGTAACCATCACGTTACCCCTGCCAACGCGGTGATCCTCGCCACGTCGCCCAGCGCGGCCACTCGGCTCCTGCCCGAGGCCCCCGAGCTCCAGCCCCACCATCGGGCCCTGAGGGCCATGGGCGAGCGCAGCATCTGTACGGTCTACCTGCACTATCCGGACCCCGTCCTGGCACGCCCGCCGCTGCAGGGACTCCTCGACCAGCACGGACAATGGCTGATTCCCCGCCAGGTGGCCGGCGAGCCGAACTGGCTGGCCGTCGTGATCTCCACCGCGGACGACCTGCCGACGATGACGGCGGAGGAGCGCTGGCGTCGGGTTGCTAAAGAGCTGGAACGGACCTTCCCCGAACTGGGAATGCCCCGGACCGGTCATGTCGTGTGCGAGAAACGCGCCACCATTGATGCCCGCGTCGATCTGGACGCGCTCCGCCCGGTAGCCGGCACCCCCTGGCCCGGGCTGTTCCTGGCGGGCGACTATGTGACACCGGGCCTGCCCTCGACCCTCGAAGCGGCCGTGCAGTCTGGATTAGAATCAGCCCACAAGCTACTGGAGACCCTCCCTTGA
- the hemN gene encoding oxygen-independent coproporphyrinogen III oxidase, which translates to MEQRLVFDPEVLRRYDVSGPRYTSYPTAPQFHEAFDAQAYARVARATNVKGAARPLSLYVHVPFCDTVCFYCACNKVITGNYRRATSYLDSLEQEIALQGEWFDRDRPVRQLHFGGGTPTYLSDEDLTRVMKALGRHFTLETGPEREFSIEIDPRAVRPGTLPLLASLGFNRISVGVQDVDPAVQKAVNRIQPFEVTEQAVRQAREHGFVSTNLDLIYGLPLQTVDTFSATLDRVLELRPERLAVYNYAHLPELFKTQRQIRDGDLPPATEKLAVLEMTIQRLTDAGYVYIGMDHFALPDDELAIAQRAGTLQRNFQGYSTRAEYDLVALGPTAIGKIGDSYSQNLREVDAYQERLAAGQLPVFRGLELSEDDRLRRAVISELMCHSRIDFGGIEATFGIDFRETFADALNRLAEMEADGLVTIGRDSLEVQPRGRLLLRNIAMAFDAYLNREERRRYSKVV; encoded by the coding sequence ATGGAACAGCGTCTGGTATTCGATCCTGAAGTCTTGCGTCGCTATGACGTCAGCGGCCCTCGCTACACGTCGTACCCCACGGCGCCGCAGTTCCACGAGGCGTTCGACGCACAGGCCTATGCGCGGGTGGCGCGGGCGACGAATGTCAAAGGGGCGGCGCGACCGCTCTCGCTCTATGTCCACGTGCCCTTCTGCGACACGGTGTGTTTCTACTGCGCCTGCAACAAGGTGATTACCGGCAATTATCGGCGGGCGACGAGCTATCTCGACTCGCTGGAACAGGAGATTGCCCTGCAGGGCGAGTGGTTCGATCGCGATCGGCCGGTGCGCCAGCTGCACTTCGGGGGCGGGACGCCGACGTATCTGTCCGACGAGGATCTGACCCGGGTCATGAAGGCCCTGGGTCGACATTTCACGCTGGAGACGGGGCCGGAGCGGGAATTCTCGATCGAGATCGATCCGCGTGCCGTGCGTCCCGGTACCCTGCCGCTTCTGGCATCGCTGGGCTTCAACCGCATCAGTGTGGGGGTGCAGGATGTCGATCCCGCCGTGCAGAAGGCCGTCAACCGCATCCAGCCATTCGAGGTCACCGAGCAGGCGGTCCGCCAGGCGCGCGAGCACGGCTTTGTCTCCACCAACCTGGACCTGATCTACGGGCTGCCCCTGCAGACGGTGGACACATTCTCCGCGACACTGGACCGCGTGCTGGAACTCCGCCCGGAGCGGCTGGCCGTATACAACTACGCGCACCTGCCGGAGCTGTTCAAGACGCAGCGCCAGATCCGCGACGGCGACCTGCCGCCGGCCACGGAGAAGCTTGCGGTCCTCGAGATGACCATCCAGCGCCTGACCGACGCCGGGTATGTGTACATCGGCATGGATCACTTTGCGCTGCCCGATGACGAACTCGCGATCGCCCAGCGTGCGGGCACCCTGCAACGAAATTTCCAGGGCTACTCGACGCGGGCGGAGTACGACCTCGTGGCACTCGGACCCACCGCCATCGGCAAGATCGGGGACAGCTACAGTCAGAACCTGCGCGAGGTGGATGCCTATCAGGAACGGCTGGCGGCGGGCCAGTTGCCCGTTTTCCGCGGCCTGGAACTGAGCGAGGACGACCGTCTGCGGCGTGCCGTGATCAGCGAGCTGATGTGCCACTCGAGGATCGACTTCGGCGGCATCGAGGCCACATTCGGCATCGACTTCCGCGAGACCTTCGCCGATGCCCTGAACCGCCTGGCCGAGATGGAGGCCGATGGCCTCGTCACCATCGGCCGCGACAGCCTGGAGGTCCAGCCACGCGGCCGACTCCTGCTGCGCAACATCGCCATGGCCTTCGACGCCTACCTCAACCGCGAGGAACGCCGTCGCTACTCGAAGGTCGTCTAA
- a CDS encoding SDR family NAD(P)-dependent oxidoreductase, producing the protein MTDLDIPALLDYRPEPGAFNDRVILVTGAAAGIGRAIAQACAAAGAIVVLLDKDIKGLEKTYDLIEQEGHPQPAIYPLNLEGATVKDYGDLAENIRDSLGRLDGLVLHAGWAGTLTPMKGYDPELWFKVINSNLHGPFFLAQAVLPLLEDSPHGSLVVSTQDCRKAFWGAFGMAKAAQDAMIDILVREHRNEKHFIHVNGIDTGPVRSRFRAGHYPAENADKLPRPEDVVGPYLYLLNTTDPAHTGLHLSLEGHVPEPAPRPHHQPQEG; encoded by the coding sequence TTGACCGATCTCGACATCCCTGCCCTGCTCGACTACCGCCCGGAACCGGGTGCCTTCAACGACCGCGTGATCTTGGTAACCGGCGCGGCCGCGGGCATCGGACGTGCAATCGCCCAGGCCTGCGCGGCGGCGGGCGCGATCGTCGTGCTGCTGGACAAGGACATCAAGGGGCTGGAGAAGACCTACGACCTGATCGAGCAGGAAGGCCATCCACAGCCGGCCATCTACCCGCTCAACCTGGAGGGCGCCACGGTCAAGGACTACGGCGACCTGGCCGAGAACATCCGCGACTCCCTCGGGCGCCTGGACGGACTGGTGCTGCACGCCGGCTGGGCCGGCACCCTGACCCCCATGAAGGGGTACGACCCCGAGTTGTGGTTCAAGGTCATCAACAGCAACCTGCACGGCCCGTTCTTCCTCGCCCAGGCCGTACTCCCACTGCTGGAGGACAGCCCGCACGGCAGCCTGGTCGTCTCCACTCAGGACTGCCGCAAGGCCTTCTGGGGCGCCTTCGGCATGGCCAAGGCCGCGCAGGACGCGATGATCGACATCCTCGTGCGCGAACACCGCAACGAGAAGCACTTCATCCATGTGAACGGCATCGACACCGGCCCGGTCCGCTCGCGCTTCCGCGCCGGCCACTACCCGGCCGAGAACGCCGACAAGCTGCCGCGCCCGGAAGACGTCGTCGGCCCGTACCTCTACCTGCTCAACACCACCGACCCCGCGCACACCGGCCTGCACCTGTCGCTGGAAGGCCATGTACCCGAGCCGGCACCCCGCCCGCACCACCAGCCCCAGGAGGGCTAA
- the hpnD gene encoding presqualene diphosphate synthase HpnD codes for MSPDEYCEEKAAKSGSSFYYAFRFLEPDRRRAITALYAFCREVDDIVDEVREESVARTKLQWWREEIERLFDHQPRHPITQALQPHLAPFDLSREYFDEIIDGMQMDLDYDSYPDFTTLSLYCYRAASVVGILSAHIFGFSDRRTLKYAHDLGMALQLTNILRDVHEDAMRGRVYIPLDELKKHGVKPEEFQVNVTDDRHRALFAEQAERARRYYQRAEEHLPAEDRYPQRPGLIMAAIYRTLLDEIQDDGYRVLEHRVRLTPIRKLWIAWRTARRLKREYRRAG; via the coding sequence ATGTCCCCCGACGAATATTGCGAGGAGAAGGCCGCGAAGAGCGGCTCCAGCTTCTACTACGCATTCCGTTTTCTGGAACCCGACCGGCGCCGTGCGATCACCGCGCTGTACGCGTTCTGCCGCGAGGTGGACGACATCGTCGACGAGGTCCGCGAGGAGAGCGTGGCGCGCACCAAGCTTCAGTGGTGGCGCGAGGAGATCGAGCGCCTGTTCGACCATCAGCCGCGCCACCCGATCACCCAGGCCCTGCAGCCGCATCTGGCGCCGTTCGATCTCAGCCGCGAGTACTTCGACGAGATCATCGACGGCATGCAGATGGACCTCGACTACGACAGCTATCCCGACTTCACCACACTGTCGCTGTACTGCTACCGCGCGGCCAGCGTGGTCGGGATCCTGTCCGCCCATATCTTCGGCTTCTCGGACCGGCGCACGCTGAAGTACGCGCATGACTTAGGCATGGCCCTGCAGCTGACCAACATCCTGCGCGACGTCCACGAGGACGCAATGCGCGGCCGCGTCTACATCCCGCTGGACGAGCTGAAAAAGCACGGCGTAAAGCCCGAAGAATTTCAGGTCAACGTCACCGACGACCGCCACCGCGCCCTGTTCGCCGAGCAGGCCGAGCGGGCCCGCCGCTACTACCAGCGCGCGGAGGAGCACCTGCCCGCCGAGGACCGCTACCCCCAGCGCCCGGGTCTGATCATGGCCGCGATCTACCGCACCCTGCTCGACGAAATCCAGGACGACGGCTACCGCGTGCTGGAGCACCGCGTACGGCTGACCCCGATCCGCAAGCTGTGGATCGCCTGGCGCACCGCGCGCCGCCTGAAGCGCGAATACCGCCGCGCGGGCTGA
- a CDS encoding HAD-IA family hydrolase, which yields MSRELRGVLFDLDGTLLDTAPDMHAALTVLLAENDRPPLPFEAVRNHVSHGSQALVQLGFPDVEGARRETLKQRYLEIYARDLCIDTALFPGLGPVLDACEQRGWPLGVVTNKPAWLTEPLLETLGLSPRLAAIVSGDTLPQRKPDPEPMWLAARQTGLPPEQLCYWGDAERDIAAGRAAGMATLVARWGYIDASQNPDTWGADGTLDRPDDFWRWHQAKADPQWLAS from the coding sequence ATGAGCCGCGAACTCCGCGGGGTCCTGTTCGACCTGGACGGGACCCTGCTCGACACGGCCCCGGACATGCACGCGGCGCTCACCGTGCTGCTGGCCGAAAACGATCGCCCACCGCTGCCCTTCGAGGCCGTGCGCAATCACGTCTCGCACGGCTCCCAGGCCCTTGTGCAGCTCGGCTTTCCGGATGTCGAGGGTGCGCGCCGCGAGACCCTCAAGCAACGCTACCTGGAGATCTACGCCCGCGACCTGTGCATCGACACCGCTCTGTTCCCCGGGCTGGGCCCCGTGCTGGACGCCTGCGAACAGCGCGGCTGGCCCCTCGGGGTCGTGACCAACAAGCCCGCCTGGCTGACCGAGCCATTGCTGGAGACCCTGGGCCTGTCCCCTCGACTCGCCGCCATCGTCAGTGGTGACACGCTCCCGCAGCGCAAACCGGATCCCGAGCCGATGTGGCTGGCCGCGCGGCAAACGGGTCTGCCCCCTGAACAGCTTTGTTACTGGGGCGATGCCGAGCGCGACATCGCCGCTGGCCGGGCGGCGGGTATGGCAACACTCGTCGCCCGATGGGGCTACATCGATGCCAGCCAGAACCCCGACACCTGGGGCGCCGACGGCACGCTCGATCGCCCCGATGATTTCTGGCGCTGGCACCAGGCCAAAGCGGACCCGCAATGGCTGGCGAGCTGA
- the ubiG gene encoding bifunctional 2-polyprenyl-6-hydroxyphenol methylase/3-demethylubiquinol 3-O-methyltransferase UbiG codes for MTHETHAKTGDNVDHAELHKFTHRAHEWWDPNGAFATLHAINPLRLEWIDQHADLAGKKVLDVGCGAGILSEAMAVRGAQVTALDAGAEHLEVAREHAHDSGLEIHYLHTTAEAHAEHHAGDYDVVTCLEMLEHVPDPEAVIDALVQLVRPGGWLFLSTINRTPRAFAEAIVGAEYVLRLLPTGTHEYSRFIRPSELGAVLRKHRFEVTDMTGLTYSPLSGRYRLVPRTDVNYLMAARRPEADSETP; via the coding sequence ATGACCCATGAGACCCACGCCAAGACTGGCGACAACGTCGATCACGCCGAACTGCACAAGTTCACGCATCGGGCGCACGAGTGGTGGGACCCGAATGGCGCCTTCGCCACCCTGCACGCGATCAACCCCCTGCGGCTGGAGTGGATCGACCAGCACGCCGATCTCGCCGGCAAGAAGGTACTGGATGTCGGCTGTGGCGCGGGCATCCTGTCCGAGGCGATGGCAGTGCGCGGCGCACAGGTGACCGCGCTGGATGCCGGGGCCGAACACCTGGAGGTCGCGCGCGAGCACGCACACGACTCCGGGCTCGAGATCCACTATCTGCACACGACCGCCGAGGCCCATGCCGAGCATCATGCGGGCGATTACGACGTGGTCACCTGTCTGGAGATGCTGGAGCACGTGCCCGATCCCGAGGCGGTCATCGACGCCCTGGTCCAGCTGGTGCGTCCGGGCGGCTGGCTGTTCCTCTCGACCATCAACCGCACCCCCCGCGCGTTCGCCGAAGCGATCGTCGGTGCCGAATACGTACTGCGCCTGCTACCCACCGGCACGCACGAGTACAGCCGCTTTATCCGCCCCTCCGAACTGGGCGCGGTCCTGCGCAAGCACCGCTTCGAGGTCACCGACATGACCGGGCTCACCTACTCGCCGCTGTCCGGCCGCTACCGTCTGGTTCCGCGCACGGACGTCAACTACCTGATGGCCGCGCGCCGGCCTGAAGCCGACAGCGAGACCCCATGA
- a CDS encoding TRZ/ATZ family hydrolase, whose protein sequence is MSTTRTLVLSASQILPVIPRDTVLVDYALVIRNGVIEDLLPRAEACAKHLDAEHLHREGHALIPGLVNVHTHSGMSLLRGVGSDRPLMDWLKRYIWPAEGRLLSPEFVRAGTRLSVAEMLRGGTTCFSDMYLFVDDAARVVDESGIRAALGLTVFDFPTPWAQTTDEYFQRGAEVVENWQHHGRIHYTVAPHAPYTVGDESLQRVAERARELGVPIHMHVHETAGEIADAERDLGERPLARLARLGLLDQPFIAVHMTQVGAQDRELLEGRPVSVAHCPESNLKLASGFCPVAALLADGITVGLGTDGTASNNDLDMIGEMRTAALLAKGVSGDASSLPATAALEMATLGSARALGLADRIGSLEPGKQADVVSIDLRALELQPAHEPAAQIVYSATRDAVTDVHVAGRPLLRDRELLTLDLDELQAEAREWGARVLEIQRELAA, encoded by the coding sequence ATGTCGACAACCCGAACCCTCGTTCTCAGCGCCTCGCAGATTCTGCCCGTGATCCCGCGCGACACGGTGCTCGTCGATTACGCACTGGTCATTCGCAACGGCGTGATCGAGGATCTGCTACCGCGCGCAGAGGCCTGCGCAAAACACCTCGATGCCGAACACCTGCACCGCGAAGGGCATGCCCTGATACCGGGGCTGGTCAACGTACATACCCACTCCGGCATGAGCCTGCTGCGCGGTGTGGGCAGCGACCGCCCGCTGATGGACTGGCTCAAGCGCTATATCTGGCCGGCCGAGGGGCGCTTGCTGTCGCCCGAGTTCGTCCGCGCGGGCACGCGACTGTCGGTCGCCGAAATGCTGCGCGGCGGGACCACCTGCTTCAGCGACATGTACCTGTTCGTCGACGACGCTGCGCGCGTGGTCGACGAATCCGGCATCCGCGCCGCACTGGGCCTGACCGTGTTCGACTTCCCCACGCCCTGGGCGCAGACGACCGATGAATACTTCCAGCGGGGTGCCGAGGTCGTCGAAAACTGGCAGCACCACGGGCGCATCCACTACACCGTCGCACCTCACGCACCCTACACGGTGGGTGACGAGAGCCTGCAACGTGTGGCCGAACGCGCCCGGGAACTGGGCGTTCCCATTCACATGCACGTGCACGAGACCGCTGGCGAAATCGCCGATGCCGAGCGCGATCTGGGCGAGCGTCCACTGGCCCGGCTGGCTCGCCTGGGCCTGCTGGACCAGCCCTTCATCGCGGTTCATATGACTCAGGTCGGCGCACAGGACCGCGAGTTACTGGAGGGACGCCCGGTATCGGTTGCACACTGTCCGGAATCCAATCTGAAGCTCGCCTCCGGCTTTTGCCCAGTGGCGGCGCTGCTGGCGGACGGCATCACCGTGGGGCTGGGCACCGATGGCACGGCGTCCAACAACGACCTCGACATGATCGGCGAGATGCGCACAGCCGCGCTGCTGGCCAAGGGCGTCAGTGGCGACGCCTCGTCCCTCCCCGCCACCGCCGCGCTCGAGATGGCCACGCTGGGCAGCGCCCGTGCGCTGGGCCTGGCCGACCGCATCGGGAGCCTGGAGCCGGGCAAGCAGGCCGACGTGGTCAGCATCGATCTTCGCGCCCTCGAGCTGCAGCCCGCCCATGAACCGGCCGCCCAGATCGTCTACTCCGCCACCCGCGATGCCGTCACCGACGTCCACGTGGCCGGACGGCCATTGCTCAGGGACCGGGAACTGCTTACGCTGGACCTGGACGAGCTCCAGGCCGAGGCCCGCGAATGGGGCGCGCGCGTGCTGGAAATCCAGCGCGAGCTGGCCGCGTAA
- the hpnC gene encoding squalene synthase HpnC, whose protein sequence is MAGHPDIRAAYRHCRVRATAHYENFPVASWLLPARLRGPVAAIYCFARDADDLADEDQRPVDERRADLVAMQERVQILEDPAAESEPEWIALADARQRFGLPAAPFVDLVDAFIQDLEQTRYATFGEVVEYCRRSANPVGRLMLYLDGNPTEEMIGYSDAVCSALQLINFYQDLHQDLTENDRIYLPQDEMAQYGVSEETIAAGQTTFQLRNLMQFQYARADRLLRAGAPLGGMLRGRMGLEIRAIINGGARVLWRLRQQDDVFARPRLRARDAWVILAHSLRPRRRKRNAD, encoded by the coding sequence ATGGCCGGACATCCCGACATCCGTGCCGCCTACCGCCACTGCCGGGTCCGCGCCACCGCGCACTACGAGAACTTCCCGGTCGCCTCCTGGCTGCTGCCCGCGCGACTGCGCGGACCCGTCGCCGCGATCTACTGCTTCGCCCGCGATGCCGACGACCTCGCCGACGAGGACCAGCGCCCCGTCGACGAGCGACGGGCCGACCTGGTCGCCATGCAGGAACGCGTGCAGATTCTCGAAGATCCGGCCGCGGAGTCCGAGCCGGAATGGATCGCGCTGGCTGATGCGCGGCAGCGCTTCGGCCTGCCCGCTGCCCCGTTTGTCGATCTGGTCGACGCCTTCATCCAGGACCTGGAACAAACGCGCTACGCCACCTTTGGCGAGGTCGTGGAGTACTGCCGCCGCTCCGCCAACCCGGTCGGCCGGCTGATGCTGTACCTCGACGGCAACCCCACCGAGGAGATGATCGGCTACTCCGACGCGGTCTGCTCGGCCCTGCAGCTGATCAACTTCTATCAGGACCTGCACCAGGACCTCACCGAGAACGACCGGATCTATCTGCCACAGGACGAGATGGCGCAATACGGCGTCAGCGAAGAGACGATCGCGGCCGGCCAGACGACCTTTCAGTTACGCAACCTGATGCAGTTTCAGTACGCCCGCGCCGATCGCCTGCTGCGCGCCGGAGCACCGCTCGGCGGCATGCTGCGCGGGCGCATGGGCCTGGAGATCCGCGCCATCATCAACGGCGGCGCCCGCGTACTCTGGCGCCTGCGCCAGCAGGACGACGTCTTCGCCCGCCCGCGCCTGCGCGCCCGCGACGCCTGGGTCATCCTCGCCCACAGCCTGCGCCCGCGCCGCCGCAAGCGAAACGCTGATTAG